A single Numenius arquata chromosome 1, bNumArq3.hap1.1, whole genome shotgun sequence DNA region contains:
- the ZBTB20 gene encoding zinc finger and BTB domain-containing protein 20: MTERIHSINLHNFSNSVLETLNEQRNRGHFCDVTVRIHGSMLRAHRCVLAAGSPFFQDKLLLGYSDIEIPSVVSVQSVQKLIDFMYSGVLRVSQSEALQILTAASILQIKTVIDECTRIVSQNVGEVYPVIQDSGQETPRGTPESGTSGQSTDTESGYMQSHSQHSVDRIYSALYACSMQNGSGERSFYSGAVVSHHETALGLPRDHHMEDPSWITRIHERSQQMERYLSTTPETTHCRKQPRPVRIQTLMGNIHIKQEMEDDYDYYGQQRVQILERNESEECTEDTDQAEGTESEPKGESFDSGVSSSIGTEPDSMEQQFMAGLGRDGQQEPSQADQNDVPADGAQPQQQQQHVDANSSSPERSNDVEMDSKVLTVNNSTEKGALQPSVNTTVAQPLPTTQIYLRQTETLTSNLRMPLTLTSNTQVIGTAGNTYLPALFTTQSAGSGPKPFLFSLPQPLAGQQTQFVTVSQPGLSTFTAQLPAPQPLAPSAGHSTAGGQGEKKPYECTLCNKTFTAKQNYVKHMFVHTGEKPHQCSICWRSFSLKDYLIKHMVTHTGVRAYQCSICNKRFTQKSSLNVHMRLHRGEKSYECYICKKKFSHKTLLERHVALHSATNGTPGATGTGARAVPAGVVACTEGTTYVCSVCPAKFDQIEHFNDHMRMHVSDG, from the exons ATGACAGAGCGCATTCATAGCATCAACCTTCACAACTTCAGCAATTCTGTGCTCGAGACCCTCAACGAGCAGCGCAACCGTGGCCACTTCTGTGACGTGACGGTCCGCATCCACGGGAGCATGCTACGCGCCCACCGTTGTGTGCTGGCGGCTGGCAGCCCCTTCTTCCAGGACAAGCTGCTGCTGGGCTACAGTGACATCGAGATCCCCTCAGTGGTGTCAGTCCAGTCTGTGCAAAAGCTCATTGACTTCATGTACAGCGGGGTGCTGCGGGTCTCACAGTCGGAGGCCCTCCAAATCCTCACAGCTGCCAGCATCCTGCAGATCAAGACTGTGATTGATGAGTGCACAAGGATTGTCTCGCAAAATGTGGGAGAGGTCTACCCGGTGATTCAGGATTCTGGCCAGGAGACACCCAGGGGAACCCCCGAATCAGGCACCTCGGGGCAGAGCACCGACACAGAGTCTGGATATATGCAGAGCCATTCACAGCACAGTGTGGACAGGATCTATTCGGCCCTCTATGCCTGTTCCATGCAAAATGGCAGTGGGGAGCGCTCCTTTTACAGTGGAGCTGTGGTCAGCCACCATGAAACAgccctggggctccccagggaccaTCACATGGAAGACCCCAGCTGGATTACCCGGATCCACGAACGGTCGCAACAGATGGAGCGGTACCTCTCCACCACTCCAGAGACCACACACTGCCGCAAGCAACCACGCCCTGTCCGAATTCAAACCCTGATGGGCAACATCCATATTAAGCAGGAGATGGAGGATGACTATGACTACTATGGCCAACAGAGGGTGCAGATCCTTGAGCGCAATGAGTCTGAGGAATGCACCGAGGACACTGACCAAGCAGAAGGCACTGAGAGTGAGCCCAAAGGGGAGAGTTTTGACTCGGGAGTCAGTTCCTCCATTGGAACTGAGCCTGATTCCATGGAGCAGCAGTTTATGGCTGGTTTGGGCCGGGATGGGCAGCAAGAACCTTCTCAAGCAGATCAAAATGATGTCCCTGCTGATGGCGctcagccgcagcagcagcagcagcatgtagATGCCAACTCTTCCTCGCCAGAGAGAAGCAATGACGTTGAAATGGACAGCAAAGTGCTCACAGTCAATAACAGCACCGAAAAGGGGGCTTTGCAGCCTTCTGTCAACACAACTGTTGCCCAACCATTGCCAACCACACAGATCTACTTACGCCAGACAGAAACCCTCACCAGCAATCTGAGGATGCCACTGACTCTGACCAGCAACACTCAGGTCATTGGCACAGCTGGCAACACCTACCTGCCTGCCCTTTTCACCACACAGTCTGCTGGCAGTGGCCCTAAGCCTTTTCTCTTCAGCCTGCCCCAGCCTTTAGCTGGCCAACAGACACAGTTTGTGACAGTGTCCCAGCCTGGCCTGTCAACCTTTACTGcccagctgccagccccacagcccttgGCCCCATCTGCGGGCCACAGCACAGCAGGTGGgcaaggtgaaaaaaagccttACGAGTGCACTCTCTGTAACAAGACTTTCACCGCCAAACAGAACTACGTCAAGCACATGTTTGTACACACAG GTGAGAAACCCCACCAATGCAGCATCTGTTGGCGCTCCTTCTCTTTAAAGGATTACCTAATCAAACACATGGTGACGCACACTGGCGTGAGGGCATACCAGTGCAGTATCTGCAACAAACGCTTCACCCAGAAGAGCTCCCTTAATGTTCACATGCGCCTCCACCGCGGGGAGAAGTCCTACGAGTGCTACATCTGCAAGAAGAAGTTCTCCCACAAGACCCTGCTGGAGAGGCATGTGGCTCTGCACAGCGCCACCAACGGCACGCCTGGAGCCACCGGCACTGGCGCGAGGGCCGTCCCTGCCGGGGTGGTGGCCTGCACAGAGGGGACCACGTACGTCTGCTCTGTCTGTCCAGCTAAGTTTGACCAAATCGAGCATTTCAACGACCACATGAGGATGCATGTGTCAGACGGATAA